From a region of the Georgenia yuyongxinii genome:
- a CDS encoding response regulator transcription factor: MSETGEQRTAVVVEDDDDIRGLLVAVLTQAGFTVHSAATGRDGVERVRAHEPLVTTLDISLPDIDGLEVARRIRMFSPTYLVMLTAHADEVDTLLGLEAGADDYITKPFRPRELRARVEAMLRRPRQFVGVAAAAATTSHRTGDSSGHLPRAVPPGPDRLAPAMTATVVEVGAERHGGVTTERHGRAPAGAVAPSPARRSPGRAAPSPAGLLSHGGLRLDVSAQEVFVDGVEVHLTPTEFSLLGALLRAPGTAVAKTALVGHLWAGNYTLSGAVADADRRGLEVHMANLRRKLGDDAANPRFIETVRGVGYRMLPAR; this comes from the coding sequence ATGTCCGAAACGGGGGAGCAGCGCACGGCCGTCGTCGTCGAGGACGACGACGACATTCGTGGTCTGCTCGTGGCGGTCCTGACCCAGGCCGGCTTCACGGTGCACTCGGCGGCCACCGGACGCGACGGCGTGGAGCGGGTGCGTGCGCACGAGCCGCTCGTGACCACGCTGGACATCTCCCTGCCGGACATCGACGGCCTCGAGGTGGCGCGGCGGATCCGGATGTTCTCCCCCACCTACCTGGTGATGCTCACCGCGCACGCCGACGAGGTCGACACGCTCCTAGGGCTGGAGGCGGGCGCCGACGACTACATCACCAAGCCGTTCCGCCCCCGAGAGCTGCGCGCCCGCGTGGAGGCGATGCTGCGGCGCCCGCGGCAGTTCGTGGGGGTCGCCGCGGCCGCCGCCACGACGTCGCACCGCACAGGCGACTCGAGCGGTCACCTGCCGCGTGCCGTGCCGCCGGGGCCGGACCGACTCGCCCCCGCGATGACGGCCACCGTGGTGGAGGTCGGCGCGGAGCGGCACGGCGGGGTCACCACGGAGCGGCACGGCCGCGCGCCCGCGGGCGCCGTTGCGCCGTCGCCCGCCCGCCGCTCGCCCGGCCGCGCTGCGCCGTCGCCCGCTGGTCTGCTCAGCCACGGAGGCCTGCGCCTGGACGTCAGCGCGCAGGAGGTGTTCGTGGACGGCGTTGAGGTGCACCTGACCCCGACCGAGTTCTCGCTGCTGGGCGCGCTGCTCCGGGCGCCGGGCACCGCGGTGGCCAAGACCGCGCTGGTGGGGCACCTGTGGGCCGGGAACTACACCTTGTCCGGCGCCGTGGCCGACGCCGACCGTCGTGGCCTCGAGGTCCACATGGCGAACCTGCGCCGCAAGCTCGGAGACGACGCCGCGAACCCGCGGTTCATCGAGACCGTGCGGGGCGTCGGGTACCGGATGTTGCCGGCTCGCTGA
- a CDS encoding response regulator transcription factor has protein sequence MEESEVRAAVVVEDDGDIRDLLISVLTQAGFDVHAASTGTAGVELVREHCPIVTTLDVSLPDIDGFEVARRVRGFSGTYIVMLTAHDEEIDTLMGLDAGADDYITKPFRPRELRARIQAMLRRPRQLAGVASSLAAASAASASAGAVGAAPRRDPVGAPDSAASPAPAGAGAASAFDAAAAADDWDGVLTHNGLRLDIDARLVDVDGTPVHLTRTEFDLLAALLAAPRRVLPKVELVRDVWPEEYGSGAFVRDADKRAVEVHVANLRRKLGDDAAHPRFIETVRGTGYRLTPKR, from the coding sequence ATGGAGGAATCCGAGGTGCGCGCCGCCGTCGTCGTCGAGGACGACGGCGACATCCGCGACCTCCTGATCTCCGTGCTGACCCAGGCCGGCTTCGACGTGCACGCCGCGAGCACGGGCACCGCGGGCGTCGAGCTGGTGCGCGAGCACTGCCCCATCGTGACCACGCTCGACGTGTCGCTGCCGGACATCGACGGGTTCGAGGTGGCGCGCCGAGTGCGCGGCTTCTCCGGCACCTACATCGTCATGCTGACCGCCCACGACGAGGAGATCGACACCCTCATGGGCCTGGACGCAGGTGCCGACGACTACATCACCAAGCCGTTCCGGCCCCGCGAGCTTCGCGCGCGGATCCAGGCGATGCTGCGCCGGCCTCGGCAGCTGGCCGGCGTCGCGTCCTCGCTGGCCGCCGCGTCCGCGGCGTCAGCCAGTGCGGGCGCTGTAGGTGCGGCCCCGCGCCGTGACCCAGTCGGTGCACCGGACAGTGCGGCCTCGCCCGCACCCGCCGGCGCCGGTGCCGCCTCCGCGTTCGACGCGGCCGCCGCGGCCGACGACTGGGACGGCGTCCTGACCCACAACGGGCTGCGCCTCGACATCGACGCCCGGCTCGTCGACGTCGACGGCACACCGGTGCACCTGACGCGCACCGAGTTCGACCTGCTCGCTGCGCTGCTCGCCGCCCCGCGGCGGGTGCTGCCCAAGGTCGAGCTCGTCCGGGACGTGTGGCCGGAGGAGTACGGGAGTGGCGCGTTCGTCCGTGACGCCGACAAGCGGGCGGTGGAGGTTCATGTCGCGAACCTGCGGCGCAAGCTCGGCGACGACGCCGCCCACCCCAGGTTCATCGAGACCGTCCGCGGCACCGGCTACCGGCTCACGCCGAAGCGCTGA